One genomic window of Micromonospora sp. WMMD1128 includes the following:
- a CDS encoding iron-siderophore ABC transporter substrate-binding protein, which yields MLRTRFTLLAAAATALLIAGCGTTEAPAAAPSASDAPATGPVTVTDSRGKAITLKSPAAKVVGLEWGEVEMLVGLGVMPVGVADPKGYATWVTAAPLDPGVKDVGTRGEPSVDSIVALQPDLVVMEAERGAAIVTQLEKYVPVLVTKGSDATDNLGRMRSDLTMIATATGRTAQAEKLLADFDAALADGRKKIADAGAAGRQFAFADGWKEGSTVSIRMFGQGALVSQLGIQLGLKNAWTGKTDPMWGLGQTDVEGLTVLKGQDLHFFYNASDGEDVFADGLAGNAIWRSLPFVQQNKLHKMPNGIWTFGGTLSAKQYVDQLVAVYTA from the coding sequence ATGTTGCGTACCCGATTCACCCTGCTGGCCGCCGCCGCGACCGCGCTGCTGATCGCCGGCTGCGGCACCACCGAGGCGCCCGCCGCCGCCCCCTCCGCCTCGGACGCGCCGGCCACCGGCCCGGTCACCGTCACCGACAGCCGCGGCAAGGCGATCACCCTGAAGAGCCCGGCGGCCAAGGTCGTCGGCCTGGAGTGGGGTGAGGTCGAGATGCTCGTCGGCCTCGGCGTGATGCCGGTCGGCGTGGCCGACCCCAAGGGGTACGCCACCTGGGTCACCGCCGCGCCGCTGGACCCGGGCGTGAAGGACGTGGGTACGCGCGGCGAGCCGAGCGTCGACTCCATCGTGGCGCTCCAGCCGGACCTGGTGGTGATGGAGGCCGAACGCGGCGCGGCGATCGTCACCCAGTTGGAGAAGTACGTCCCGGTGCTTGTCACCAAGGGCAGTGACGCCACCGACAACCTCGGCCGGATGCGGTCCGACCTCACCATGATCGCCACCGCCACGGGCCGCACCGCGCAGGCGGAGAAGCTGCTCGCCGACTTCGACGCCGCGCTCGCCGACGGGCGGAAGAAGATCGCCGACGCGGGCGCGGCCGGTCGGCAGTTCGCCTTCGCCGACGGCTGGAAGGAGGGCAGCACGGTGTCGATCCGCATGTTCGGCCAGGGTGCGCTCGTCTCCCAGCTCGGCATCCAGCTCGGCCTGAAGAACGCGTGGACCGGCAAGACCGACCCGATGTGGGGGCTGGGGCAGACCGACGTCGAGGGGCTGACCGTCCTCAAGGGCCAGGACCTGCACTTCTTCTACAACGCCTCGGACGGCGAGGACGTCTTCGCCGACGGGCTCGCCGGCAACGCGATCTGGCGCTCGCTGCCGTTCGTGCAGCAGAACAAGCTGCACAAGATGCCGAACGGCATCTGGACCTTCGGCGGCACGCTCTCCGCGAAGCAGTACGTCGACCAGCTCGTCGCCGTCTACACGGCCTGA
- a CDS encoding cellulose-binding domain-containing protein: protein MINRQRRTALWTSTAAAATLVASGLALGATAAQAAPGCRVDYTVAAQWSGGFTANVNLTNLGDPLNGWTVTWSFGAGQTVSQAWSADITQTGASVRAANVSYNGSLGTNATTSFGFNGTWNNASNPKPTSFAVNGVTCGGAIPTDPGGTNTPPPGPTTAPPPPTTPPPTTPPPTTPPPTTGAVYAAPNGSASAPGTQASPTTIAAAITRVSAGGTIYLRGGTYSLAQTVTIAAGNNGTASARKNLYAYPGETPILNFSAMGEDSANRGLALNASYWHVRGIVVERAGDNGIAVGGSNNIIERTVTRFNRDTGLQLSRISSSTPRDQWPANNLMISVESHDNADSDGEDADGFAAKLTVGSGNTFRYAVSHNNIDDGWDLYTKTDTGAIGPVTIEDSLSYNNGTLSNGTQNTNGDRNGFKLGGEDIAVNHTVRRTIAYRNGKHGFTYNRNPGSMTISNNLSIDNGERNFSFDAGTSVFRSNTSCRSGSGSNDKTVGNVDSSNQFWSGSNGSRCSGWSGALGWSFASDGRLVVTLGGRVVSL, encoded by the coding sequence ATGATCAACCGACAGCGCCGTACGGCGTTGTGGACCTCCACCGCCGCGGCGGCGACGCTCGTCGCCTCCGGCCTGGCCCTCGGCGCGACCGCCGCCCAGGCGGCGCCCGGCTGCCGGGTCGACTACACGGTGGCCGCGCAGTGGTCCGGCGGCTTCACCGCCAACGTCAACCTCACCAACCTCGGCGACCCGCTGAACGGCTGGACCGTCACCTGGTCCTTCGGCGCCGGACAGACCGTCAGCCAGGCATGGAGCGCCGACATCACCCAGACCGGCGCCTCGGTCCGGGCCGCCAACGTCAGCTACAACGGCAGCCTCGGCACCAACGCGACCACGTCGTTCGGCTTCAACGGGACCTGGAACAACGCCAGCAACCCGAAGCCGACGTCGTTCGCGGTCAACGGCGTCACCTGCGGCGGGGCGATACCCACCGACCCCGGGGGGACCAACACCCCGCCGCCGGGACCGACCACCGCACCCCCGCCGCCCACCACTCCGCCGCCGACCACGCCGCCGCCCACGACTCCGCCGCCGACGACCGGAGCGGTGTACGCCGCGCCGAACGGCAGCGCGAGCGCGCCCGGCACCCAGGCCAGCCCCACCACGATCGCCGCGGCGATCACCCGGGTCAGCGCGGGCGGCACCATCTACCTGCGCGGCGGCACCTACAGCCTGGCCCAGACCGTCACCATCGCCGCCGGCAACAACGGCACCGCGAGCGCCCGCAAGAATTTGTACGCCTACCCGGGCGAGACGCCGATCCTCAACTTCTCCGCGATGGGCGAGGACTCGGCCAACCGCGGCCTCGCGTTGAACGCGTCCTACTGGCACGTGCGGGGCATCGTGGTGGAACGCGCCGGCGACAACGGCATCGCCGTCGGCGGCAGCAACAACATCATCGAGCGTACGGTGACCCGGTTCAACCGCGACACCGGCCTGCAACTGTCCCGGATCTCCTCCAGCACTCCGCGCGACCAGTGGCCCGCCAACAACCTGATGATCAGCGTCGAGTCGCACGACAACGCCGACTCCGACGGCGAGGACGCCGACGGGTTCGCCGCCAAGCTCACCGTCGGCAGTGGCAACACGTTCCGGTACGCGGTCTCGCACAACAACATCGACGACGGCTGGGACCTCTACACCAAGACCGACACCGGCGCGATCGGGCCGGTGACCATCGAGGACTCGCTGTCCTACAACAACGGCACGCTCAGCAACGGCACCCAGAACACCAACGGTGACCGCAACGGCTTCAAGCTCGGCGGCGAGGACATCGCGGTCAACCACACCGTGCGGCGCACCATCGCGTACCGCAACGGCAAGCACGGCTTCACCTACAACCGGAACCCGGGCTCGATGACGATCTCCAACAACCTGAGCATCGACAACGGCGAGCGCAACTTCTCGTTCGACGCCGGCACCTCGGTCTTCCGGAGCAACACGTCCTGCCGCAGCGGCAGCGGCTCGAACGACAAGACGGTCGGCAACGTGGACAGCTCGAACCAGTTCTGGTCCGGCTCGAACGGCTCCCGCTGCTCCGGCTGGTCGGGCGCGCTCGGCTGGTCGTTCGCCTCGGACGGGCGCCTGGTCGTGACGTTGGGCGGCCGGGTGGTCTCCCTGTAG
- a CDS encoding iron ABC transporter permease gives MIATAPPEPATRPAPVGPPPARRRVAGAFALAAALLVAITAVHLTQGTSAVGALDLLRLLTGGDDETARVLVASRLPRLLTGLAVGVALGFAGGALQSTTRNPLASPDTLAVNAGAHLAIVATAAFGIALPALPAGGLAFCGGLAAAGLVMLLSAGGQAATTRLILAGSATAMALASLTMLLLLLFEQATIGLFAWGNGSLVQGDLVAFTQLAPVIGVGALLLVALGHKLDLLALGDDTATVLGLDVRRTRLGVVLLAVLLSAAAVTLAGPIGFVGLGAPVIVRLLGRWVPEVHRHRVLLPLSGMVGVIVVLGSDVLLRAVLGGQAGVEVPTGVVTTLFGAVLLVWLARRHRDAGPTRQPPGGHAAVRSRAFHTAVVVAVAVAAVAALALGMLAGDTWVLLGDIVNWVQGRTGPAYTFVLDARWPRVAAALLAGAALALAGTTVQAVCRNPLAEPGILGITGGAGIGAVSLLTFAPMAGVLALSGAAGLGAVAAFALVYGLARRRGLNSDRLVLIGFAVWQGGAAVITFIVVSSDPWNTGKALTWLSGSTYGRTAPQVLPVALALLLAVPVVAAVRRELDLLALDDDTPRVLGVRLERARLIALGLAALLTATAVSAVGVIGFVGLVAPHAARALVGGRHTRVLPVAVLLGATLVSLADTLGRSVIAPAQIPAGLVTAMIGTPYFVWLLWRSRTAASGH, from the coding sequence ATGATCGCCACCGCCCCGCCGGAGCCGGCCACCCGGCCGGCCCCGGTCGGGCCGCCACCCGCCCGCCGCCGGGTCGCCGGCGCGTTCGCCCTCGCCGCCGCGCTGCTGGTGGCGATCACCGCGGTCCACCTCACCCAGGGCACCTCCGCGGTGGGGGCGCTGGACCTGCTCCGGCTGCTCACCGGCGGCGACGACGAGACCGCCCGGGTGCTCGTCGCCTCCCGCCTGCCCCGACTGCTGACCGGGCTGGCCGTCGGCGTCGCGCTCGGCTTCGCCGGTGGGGCGCTCCAGTCGACCACCCGCAACCCGCTCGCCTCGCCGGACACCCTCGCGGTGAACGCCGGGGCGCACCTGGCGATCGTGGCCACCGCCGCGTTCGGCATCGCGCTGCCGGCGCTGCCCGCAGGTGGGCTCGCGTTCTGCGGCGGGCTCGCCGCGGCCGGACTGGTGATGCTGCTGTCGGCCGGCGGTCAGGCCGCGACGACCCGGCTGATCCTCGCCGGCTCGGCCACCGCGATGGCGCTCGCCTCGCTGACCATGCTGCTCCTGCTTCTCTTCGAGCAGGCCACCATCGGGCTGTTCGCCTGGGGCAACGGCTCGCTCGTGCAGGGCGACCTGGTGGCGTTCACCCAGCTCGCCCCCGTGATCGGGGTCGGCGCGCTGCTGCTCGTCGCGCTCGGGCACAAGCTGGACCTGCTCGCCCTCGGCGACGACACCGCCACCGTGCTCGGGCTGGACGTGCGCCGCACCCGGCTCGGCGTGGTGCTGCTCGCGGTGCTGCTCTCCGCCGCGGCGGTCACCCTGGCCGGCCCGATCGGGTTCGTCGGGCTCGGCGCGCCGGTGATCGTCCGGCTGCTCGGCCGCTGGGTGCCCGAGGTGCACCGGCACCGGGTGCTGCTGCCGCTGTCCGGCATGGTCGGCGTGATCGTCGTGCTCGGCTCCGACGTCCTGCTGCGCGCCGTGCTCGGCGGGCAGGCCGGGGTGGAGGTGCCGACCGGCGTGGTCACCACGCTCTTCGGCGCGGTGCTGCTGGTCTGGTTGGCCCGCCGGCACCGCGACGCCGGGCCCACCCGGCAACCGCCGGGCGGCCACGCGGCCGTACGCTCGCGTGCCTTCCACACCGCCGTGGTGGTGGCCGTCGCGGTGGCGGCGGTCGCGGCGCTGGCGCTCGGCATGCTCGCCGGGGACACCTGGGTGCTGCTCGGCGACATCGTCAACTGGGTGCAGGGGCGCACCGGTCCGGCGTACACCTTCGTGCTGGACGCGCGGTGGCCGCGCGTCGCGGCGGCGCTGCTGGCCGGCGCGGCGCTCGCCCTGGCCGGCACCACCGTGCAGGCGGTCTGCCGTAACCCGCTGGCCGAGCCGGGCATCCTCGGCATCACCGGCGGCGCGGGGATCGGCGCGGTGTCGCTGCTGACGTTCGCCCCGATGGCCGGCGTGCTCGCGCTCTCCGGCGCGGCCGGGCTCGGTGCGGTCGCCGCGTTCGCGCTGGTCTACGGGCTGGCCCGGCGGCGCGGGCTGAACTCGGACCGGCTCGTGCTGATCGGCTTCGCGGTGTGGCAGGGCGGCGCCGCAGTGATCACGTTCATCGTGGTGTCCTCTGACCCGTGGAACACCGGCAAGGCGTTGACCTGGCTGTCCGGCTCCACGTACGGGCGCACCGCGCCGCAGGTCCTGCCGGTGGCGCTCGCGCTGCTGCTCGCCGTCCCTGTGGTGGCCGCGGTACGCCGGGAGCTGGACCTGCTCGCCCTGGACGACGACACGCCCCGGGTGCTCGGGGTCCGGCTGGAGCGAGCCCGGTTGATCGCGCTCGGCCTGGCGGCGCTGCTCACCGCCACCGCCGTGTCCGCGGTCGGCGTGATCGGCTTCGTCGGCCTGGTCGCGCCGCACGCCGCGCGGGCGCTCGTCGGCGGCCGGCACACCCGTGTGCTGCCGGTGGCGGTGCTGCTCGGCGCCACGCTCGTCAGCCTCGCGGACACGCTCGGCCGGTCCGTCATCGCGCCGGCGCAGATCCCCGCCGGCCTGGTCACCGCCATGATCGGCACTCCCTACTTCGTCTGGTTGCTGTGGCGTTCCCGCACGGCGGCCAGTGGCCACTGA
- a CDS encoding ABC transporter ATP-binding protein encodes MRADGLRGSELRLGYHGTTVVHDAAITLRPAAVTALVGPNGSGKSTLLRGLARLHPLEHGEIVLADGTPARALSARDFARRVTLLAQSRPTPSGVTVRDVVGYGRHPYRQRWRAGDPDGPAAIARAMAVTGVDSMAGRPVDELSGGELQRVWLATCLAQDTAVLLLDEPTTFLDLRYQVEILDLLRELADIAGVAVGVVLHDLNQAAAVADQVVLLHSGRVRGAGVPREVFTEAALTEAYGIRVEVTVDAVTGLLSTRPVGRHTSRATH; translated from the coding sequence GTGCGGGCGGACGGCCTGCGGGGCAGTGAGCTGCGGTTGGGCTACCACGGGACCACGGTGGTGCACGACGCCGCGATCACGCTACGGCCGGCGGCGGTGACCGCGCTCGTGGGTCCGAACGGCAGCGGCAAGTCGACGCTGCTGCGTGGCCTGGCCCGACTGCACCCGCTGGAGCACGGCGAGATCGTGCTCGCCGACGGCACCCCGGCGCGGGCGCTGTCCGCCCGGGACTTCGCCCGCCGGGTCACGCTGCTGGCGCAGAGCCGCCCCACCCCGAGCGGGGTCACCGTGCGGGACGTGGTCGGCTACGGCCGGCACCCGTACCGGCAGCGGTGGCGGGCCGGCGACCCGGACGGGCCGGCCGCGATCGCTCGGGCGATGGCCGTCACCGGCGTCGACAGCATGGCCGGGCGTCCGGTCGACGAGTTGTCCGGCGGTGAGCTCCAGCGGGTCTGGTTGGCCACCTGCCTGGCCCAGGACACCGCGGTGCTGTTGCTGGACGAGCCGACCACCTTCCTCGACCTGCGCTACCAGGTGGAGATCCTCGACCTGCTGCGGGAGCTCGCCGACATCGCCGGTGTCGCCGTCGGCGTGGTGCTGCACGACCTCAACCAGGCCGCCGCCGTCGCCGACCAGGTCGTGCTTCTGCACTCCGGCCGGGTGCGGGGCGCCGGCGTCCCGCGCGAGGTGTTCACCGAGGCGGCGCTCACCGAGGCGTACGGCATCCGGGTCGAGGTGACCGTCGACGCGGTCACCGGCCTGCTCTCCACCCGCCCCGTCGGCCGGCACACCAGCCGCGCCACCCACTGA
- a CDS encoding BTAD domain-containing putative transcriptional regulator, which translates to MHLHFALLGPLTLAKDGVLVALGSAKQQLVLAALLLRPGEAIPADELAAMVWGDRPPASAAANIRTYLRGLRMVLGGAAGTDRIRTTPGGYLLWVGPGERDLDRFDAAAARGRAALAAGDPAGAQPELADALGLWRGPALSGLPLPRVLAGRVDRLEERRLLVEEDAAAAGLSLGDAARVVPRLRALLDRHPLRQRAWAQLMTGLYQLGDVSGALAAFRQARQVLVEETGMDPGPELTRLHDDILHHRLGQRPATTGAAGATVVPAGATMVPAGATVVPPRQLPLAVAGFVGRGAEIAVLDAALGRRIEQPGAVNIVTVSGMAGVGKTTLALHWAHHAVDRFPDGQLYVNLRGYDDGDAVLPADALLAFLETLGVPTGRMPSSIDARAGLFRSLLASRRMLVLLDNARDATQVRPLLPGAGRCAVLVTSRDQLTGLAAAEGARPVTLGVLTAGESTLLLRRRLGDGRVAADPAATAEMIESTGRLPLALSIVAARVAARPAFPLDAVAAQLRSPDSRLRLLAGGDVRRVFSWSYRALSADAARLLRLLGLHPGPDLTGDAVAALVGGPGAAVAPLLAELTRLHLLTEHRPDRYALHDLLRSYAVELTQSYDRPEERRDARHRMFDHYLRVGLSAAALLQPTWTPVGPMPPQPTDVSVPMSDRAAAEAWFQAERFVLLRVLRQTAATGFERHTGQFAWALAAYLAPRGLFQDQLAVQRVALDAAKRVGDLGAQALARRMLARALMRLGDQDTAEHHLRRAIELYEQLGDLDGLALILRHRTELCTQTGRLAEALGHSVEALRVSRLIGNDYAEARALNNKGYLHALTGDHRQAVVDCTEALARQRRSGDRVGQASTLDSLGFAYHRLGDPARAAACYEQAVRHFVESANRFHEALTLIRLGEARAAMADVTGAVEAWQRALRIYDDLGDPAAEEIRGRLAGLPPG; encoded by the coding sequence ATGCATCTCCACTTCGCGTTGCTCGGGCCGTTGACGCTGGCGAAGGACGGCGTCCTGGTCGCGCTCGGATCGGCGAAGCAACAGCTGGTACTGGCGGCGCTGCTGCTGCGCCCGGGCGAGGCGATCCCCGCCGACGAGCTGGCGGCGATGGTCTGGGGTGACCGACCGCCCGCCTCGGCCGCGGCCAACATCCGCACCTACCTGCGTGGCCTGCGCATGGTTCTCGGCGGTGCGGCCGGCACGGACCGGATCCGTACCACGCCGGGCGGCTACCTGCTGTGGGTCGGACCCGGCGAACGGGACCTGGACCGGTTCGACGCGGCGGCGGCCCGGGGCCGGGCGGCGCTGGCGGCGGGTGACCCGGCGGGGGCGCAACCGGAGCTGGCGGACGCGCTCGGCCTGTGGCGCGGGCCGGCCCTGAGCGGCCTTCCGCTGCCCCGGGTGCTCGCCGGTCGGGTCGACCGGCTGGAGGAGCGGCGGCTGCTGGTCGAGGAGGACGCCGCGGCGGCGGGACTGTCGCTTGGCGACGCGGCCCGGGTGGTGCCGAGGCTGCGTGCGCTGCTCGACCGTCACCCGCTGCGGCAGCGCGCCTGGGCCCAGCTCATGACCGGTCTCTACCAGCTCGGTGACGTGTCCGGGGCGCTGGCGGCGTTCCGGCAGGCCCGGCAGGTGCTGGTGGAGGAGACCGGGATGGATCCGGGCCCCGAACTCACCCGGCTGCACGACGACATCCTGCACCACCGCCTCGGGCAGCGGCCCGCCACGACCGGGGCGGCCGGGGCGACAGTGGTGCCGGCCGGCGCGACGATGGTGCCGGCCGGCGCGACGGTCGTGCCGCCGCGCCAACTACCACTCGCGGTCGCCGGGTTCGTCGGTCGCGGCGCGGAGATCGCCGTGCTCGACGCCGCGCTCGGCCGCCGGATCGAGCAGCCCGGCGCCGTCAACATCGTCACCGTCAGCGGCATGGCCGGCGTGGGCAAGACGACGCTCGCGCTGCACTGGGCGCACCACGCGGTGGACCGTTTCCCGGACGGCCAGCTGTACGTCAACCTGCGCGGCTACGACGACGGTGACGCGGTGCTCCCGGCCGATGCCCTGCTCGCCTTCCTGGAGACGCTCGGCGTGCCGACGGGTCGGATGCCGAGCAGCATCGACGCCCGGGCCGGACTGTTCCGCAGCCTGCTGGCGTCGCGCCGGATGCTCGTGCTGCTCGACAACGCGCGGGACGCCACGCAGGTGCGCCCGCTGCTGCCCGGTGCGGGCCGGTGCGCCGTGCTGGTGACGAGCCGCGACCAGCTCACCGGGCTGGCCGCGGCGGAGGGTGCCCGACCGGTGACGCTCGGGGTGCTGACCGCCGGCGAGTCGACGCTGCTGCTGCGCCGCCGGCTCGGCGACGGCCGGGTCGCCGCGGACCCGGCGGCGACCGCTGAGATGATCGAGTCGACCGGTCGGCTACCGCTCGCCCTCTCGATCGTGGCGGCGCGCGTCGCCGCCCGGCCGGCGTTTCCCCTCGACGCCGTGGCGGCCCAGCTACGCTCGCCCGACAGCCGGCTGCGGCTGCTGGCCGGCGGCGACGTCAGGCGGGTCTTCTCGTGGTCCTACCGGGCGTTGAGCGCCGACGCGGCCCGGCTGCTGCGGCTGCTGGGCCTGCACCCCGGTCCGGACCTGACCGGTGACGCCGTCGCCGCGCTCGTCGGTGGCCCCGGGGCCGCGGTCGCGCCGCTGCTGGCGGAGCTGACCCGCCTGCACCTGCTGACCGAGCACCGACCCGACCGGTACGCGCTGCACGACCTGCTCCGGTCGTACGCGGTCGAGCTGACGCAGTCGTACGACCGGCCGGAGGAACGGCGGGACGCCCGACACCGGATGTTCGACCACTACCTGCGCGTCGGGCTCTCCGCCGCGGCGCTGCTCCAACCGACGTGGACGCCGGTCGGGCCGATGCCGCCGCAGCCGACGGACGTTTCGGTGCCGATGTCGGACCGGGCCGCGGCGGAGGCGTGGTTCCAGGCCGAACGGTTCGTCCTGCTGCGGGTGCTGCGGCAGACCGCGGCGACCGGTTTCGAGCGGCACACCGGCCAGTTCGCCTGGGCGCTGGCCGCCTACCTCGCGCCCCGTGGCCTCTTTCAGGACCAGTTGGCGGTCCAGCGGGTGGCGCTGGACGCGGCCAAACGGGTCGGTGACCTGGGGGCGCAGGCGCTGGCCCGACGCATGCTGGCCCGCGCCCTGATGCGCCTGGGCGACCAGGACACGGCCGAGCACCACCTGCGGCGGGCGATCGAGTTGTACGAGCAACTCGGCGACCTGGACGGTCTCGCGCTGATCCTGCGGCACCGCACCGAGCTCTGCACCCAGACCGGCCGGCTGGCGGAGGCGCTCGGGCACAGCGTGGAGGCGCTGCGCGTGTCCCGCCTCATCGGCAACGACTACGCCGAGGCGCGGGCGTTGAACAACAAGGGTTATCTGCACGCGCTCACCGGCGACCACCGGCAGGCGGTCGTCGACTGCACCGAGGCGCTGGCCCGGCAGCGACGATCGGGTGACCGGGTGGGGCAGGCGTCGACGTTGGACAGTCTCGGCTTCGCCTATCACCGGCTCGGCGACCCGGCCCGGGCCGCGGCCTGCTACGAGCAGGCGGTCCGGCACTTCGTCGAGTCGGCCAACCGGTTCCACGAGGCGCTGACCCTCATCCGTCTCGGTGAGGCCCGCGCGGCGATGGCGGACGTGACCGGGGCCGTCGAGGCGTGGCAGCGGGCGCTGCGGATCTATGACGACCTCGGTGATCCGGCCGCCGAGGAGATACGGGGACGGCTGGCCGGACTGCCACCCGGCTGA
- a CDS encoding peptidase domain-containing ABC transporter, whose protein sequence is MSGTPPRPRRRVPVMLQMSATECGAACLAMVLTHHRRWTSVAECRDRLGVGRDGATALQMAQFARENGMRARGVSVDLDALPQLELPAIVHWNFRHYLVLERWDKRGAVVVDPAMGRRRLSREEFGAGFTGIAIELTPDERFARRPGPGRLASLRFAHGMLTFSRPLLGLVLLVSLLLQLAVLLPALVTKFAVDVVIGQGQVDALTVLGAGMVLLLAVQGVGTYTRGLALNVLHARMDDTMMRRFFDHLLALPYSYFQLRSSGDLLMRMSSNTVIRDMLTSQTMSLVLDGLFVVAYVGLLLALTPLYAALVLGLGLAQLAAIVATYRAMRERTHRDIAAQADEQNYAVEVLAGAETVKAMGAEQQVLGRWSGLFQSRQFASLHRRRLETGVEALLTAFRMGSPMLLLWVGAHQVVAGRMSLGTMLALNALAAAVLTPLMGLVNTARQLQTVGTHLERIRDVMDEAVEQDASTSRPTRRITGQVTLTGVGMRYSTNAPWAVRGIDLAVPAGAKVALVGRTGSGKTTLAKTIIGLYVPTEGEVRFDGRLLQDLDFRDLRRSCGMVTQEPALFAGSIRDNISLGHPSATYEEVVLAAQRAQIHDEIMMMPMAYETQLTEGGGGLSGGQRQRLALARALVHNPPLLLLDEATSHLDVVTERQVDEVLTALSCTRIVIAHRLSTVVNADLIGVMEDGQLVEQGTHQELIAHGRHYEALIRDQLQTARPG, encoded by the coding sequence GTGAGCGGGACCCCGCCCCGGCCGCGCCGCCGGGTGCCGGTGATGCTCCAGATGAGCGCCACCGAGTGCGGCGCCGCGTGCCTCGCCATGGTCCTCACCCACCACCGCCGCTGGACCTCGGTCGCCGAGTGCCGCGACCGGCTCGGCGTCGGCCGCGACGGCGCCACCGCGTTGCAGATGGCCCAGTTCGCCCGCGAGAACGGCATGCGGGCCCGCGGCGTCAGCGTCGACCTCGACGCGCTGCCACAGCTCGAACTGCCCGCGATCGTGCACTGGAACTTCCGCCACTACCTGGTGCTGGAACGCTGGGACAAACGTGGCGCGGTCGTCGTCGACCCGGCGATGGGCCGGCGGCGGCTGAGCCGGGAGGAGTTCGGTGCCGGTTTCACCGGCATCGCCATCGAGCTCACCCCCGACGAACGGTTCGCGCGTCGCCCCGGACCGGGCCGGCTGGCCTCGCTGCGGTTCGCCCACGGCATGCTCACCTTCTCCCGCCCGCTGCTCGGCCTCGTCCTGCTCGTCTCGCTGCTGCTGCAACTGGCGGTGCTGCTGCCCGCGCTGGTGACCAAGTTCGCCGTCGACGTGGTGATCGGGCAGGGGCAGGTGGACGCGCTCACCGTCCTCGGCGCCGGAATGGTGCTGCTGCTGGCGGTCCAGGGCGTCGGCACCTACACCCGGGGCCTGGCGCTCAACGTGCTGCACGCCCGCATGGACGACACCATGATGCGGCGCTTCTTCGACCATCTGCTCGCCCTGCCGTACTCCTACTTCCAGCTCCGCAGCAGCGGCGACCTGCTCATGCGGATGTCCAGCAACACCGTCATCCGCGACATGCTGACCAGTCAGACCATGTCGCTGGTCCTCGACGGGCTGTTCGTGGTCGCCTACGTCGGCCTGCTGCTGGCGCTCACCCCGCTCTACGCCGCGCTGGTGCTGGGGCTGGGCCTGGCCCAGCTCGCCGCCATCGTGGCCACCTACCGGGCCATGCGCGAACGTACCCACCGCGACATCGCCGCCCAGGCCGACGAGCAGAACTACGCGGTCGAGGTGCTGGCCGGCGCCGAGACCGTGAAGGCGATGGGCGCCGAGCAGCAGGTCCTCGGCCGGTGGTCCGGGCTGTTCCAGAGCCGCCAGTTCGCGTCCCTGCACCGCCGCCGCCTGGAGACCGGCGTCGAGGCGCTGCTCACCGCGTTCCGGATGGGCTCGCCGATGCTGCTGCTGTGGGTCGGCGCCCACCAGGTCGTGGCCGGACGGATGTCGCTGGGCACCATGCTGGCGCTCAACGCGCTCGCCGCCGCGGTGCTCACCCCGCTGATGGGCCTGGTCAACACCGCCCGGCAGTTGCAGACCGTCGGCACCCACCTGGAACGGATCCGCGACGTCATGGACGAGGCCGTCGAACAGGACGCGTCGACGAGCCGCCCGACGCGACGCATCACCGGCCAGGTCACCCTCACCGGCGTCGGCATGCGTTACAGCACCAACGCGCCGTGGGCGGTACGCGGCATCGACCTGGCCGTCCCGGCCGGCGCGAAGGTGGCACTGGTCGGCCGGACCGGATCCGGCAAGACGACGCTGGCCAAGACCATCATCGGGCTGTACGTGCCCACCGAGGGGGAGGTCCGCTTCGACGGCCGCCTCCTGCAGGACCTCGACTTCCGGGACCTGCGCCGGTCGTGCGGCATGGTGACGCAGGAGCCCGCCCTGTTCGCCGGCTCGATCCGCGACAACATCTCGCTCGGCCACCCCTCCGCCACCTACGAGGAGGTCGTCCTCGCCGCGCAGCGCGCGCAGATCCACGACGAGATCATGATGATGCCGATGGCGTACGAGACGCAGCTGACCGAGGGGGGCGGCGGGCTCTCCGGCGGGCAACGGCAACGCCTCGCCCTGGCCCGCGCCCTCGTGCACAACCCGCCGCTGCTGCTGCTCGACGAGGCGACCAGCCACCTGGACGTGGTCACCGAACGCCAGGTGGACGAGGTGCTCACCGCGTTGTCGTGCACCCGGATCGTGATCGCGCACCGGCTCAGCACCGTGGTCAACGCCGACCTGATCGGGGTGATGGAGGACGGGCAGCTGGTCGAGCAGGGCACCCACCAGGAGCTGATCGCACACGGGCGCCACTACGAGGCGCTGATCCGCGACCAGCTCCAGACCGCCCGACCCGGTTGA